One part of the Bradyrhizobium sp. CB1650 genome encodes these proteins:
- the ihpB gene encoding divalent metal ion exporter adaptor subunit IhpB has protein sequence MKTSSTILVALLASVLGAYGYAMLAPARVGPAGHTEEKKAEKPNDHVGQDEHGADRIRISDVKLAAAGVILAEAASATLTDTLAFNGILRANQEAVVQVTPRFPGVAKSIQKRIGDKVAKDDLLAAIESNQSLTVYELKAPIGGTIIERQISLGEYASEQKPAFVVADLSTIWVDLSIYRQDLRRVRISDEVLIDPDDGRDEIKGTISYLAPIGSSETQTALARVVLPNPDGRLRPGLFVTARLILAARNVAVAVRRSAIQTLENRTIVFVREDGDKIEARPVELGESDPRYVAIKAGLSAGERYVAENSFVVKAEMGKGDADHD, from the coding sequence ATGAAGACATCCTCCACCATCCTCGTCGCACTCCTCGCCTCAGTGCTCGGCGCCTATGGCTACGCGATGCTCGCGCCCGCCAGGGTCGGGCCGGCCGGTCACACCGAGGAGAAAAAGGCAGAGAAGCCGAACGACCATGTCGGGCAGGACGAGCACGGCGCCGACCGCATCCGGATCTCCGACGTCAAGCTCGCCGCCGCCGGCGTGATCCTGGCCGAGGCCGCAAGCGCCACGCTGACCGACACCCTCGCCTTCAATGGCATCTTGCGCGCCAACCAGGAGGCAGTGGTGCAGGTGACGCCGCGTTTCCCCGGCGTCGCCAAATCGATCCAGAAGCGCATCGGCGACAAGGTTGCCAAGGACGACCTGCTCGCCGCGATCGAGAGCAACCAGAGCCTCACCGTCTACGAGCTCAAGGCACCGATCGGCGGCACCATCATCGAGCGGCAGATCTCGCTCGGCGAATACGCCTCCGAGCAGAAGCCCGCCTTCGTCGTCGCCGACCTCTCGACCATCTGGGTCGATCTCTCGATCTATCGCCAGGACCTCCGGCGCGTTCGCATCAGTGACGAGGTGCTCATCGATCCGGACGACGGCCGCGACGAGATCAAGGGCACGATCTCCTACCTCGCGCCGATCGGCTCGAGCGAGACGCAGACCGCGCTTGCGCGCGTTGTCCTGCCAAATCCCGACGGCAGGCTGCGGCCCGGACTGTTCGTCACGGCGCGGCTGATCCTGGCCGCGCGCAACGTTGCCGTCGCGGTTCGCAGGAGCGCGATCCAGACGCTGGAGAACAGAACCATCGTGTTCGTTCGCGAGGACGGCGACAAGATCGAGGCGCGCCCCGTCGAGCTCGGCGAGTCCGATCCGCGCTATGTCGCGATCAAGGCGGGTCTTTCCGCCGGCGAGCGCTACGTCGCCGAGAACAGCTTCGTCGTGAAGGCTGAGATGGGCAAGGGAGACGCCGATCATGATTGA
- a CDS encoding efflux RND transporter permease subunit: protein MIARVIAWSARNLLLVLFGTGFAAAAGLYALIHLPLDAIPDLSDTQVIVYTEYPGQAPQVIEDQVTYPLTTAMLTVPKSKVVRGFSFFGVSFVYVIFEDGTDIYWARSRVLEFLNGAASRLPAGVAPTIGPDATGVGWVYQYAVTSRELNLAETRTIQDWNLKFALAKAEGVAEVASVGGFVKQYNVVLDPQRMRDLGITMQKMREAIRASNADVGGRTVELSEFEYVIRGKGYLKSIDDLGNIVLKTDNGTPVKLRDVARVELGPDERRGIAELNGEGEVASGIVLQRFGMNALDVIENVKKRFKEIATSLPKSVEIVPVYDRSNLIYAAIDTLGHTLVEESIVVALVCIVFLLHVRSALVAILMLPVGVLMAFGAMKLLGIGSNIMSLGGIAIAIGAMIDAAIVMIENAHKHLERAEPGRSRVAILIKAAAEVGPALFFSLLIITVSFMPIFTLESQEGRLFSPLAFTKTFAMAAAALLSVTLVPALMVIFVRGKIIPEHKNPLNRFLIFIYRPVIAAVLRARILVIVLAVGALAASIWPARQLGTEFMPNLDEGTLLYMPTTLPGISVTKAAELMQTQDRIIRSFPEVASVYGKAGRAATATDPAPSEMFEIIVNLKPKTQWRAGVTVDSLIAEMDKALQFPGVSNAWTMPIKARIDMLSTGIRTPIGVKVIGTDLAGIDKLARQIEQVLKAVPGTSSAYAERSLGGYYLEITPNREALSRYGIMVQDVQDTIATALGGQAVTTTVEGRQRFTVNMRYPRDLRDNPKAIASDILVPMPSGGAVPLGEVASVTPTRGPTSIRTENGQLATYIYVDIRDRDLGGYVADAQRAVQASVQFPPGYYVVWSGQYEYLERATARLKIVVPVTLLIIFLLLYLNFRSVTETLIVMLSLPFSLVGGLWLMWWLGFNLSVAVAVGFIALAGVAAETGVVMLIYLNQALAETRARCTLEGRAMTRGDLHDAIMEGAVERVRPKMMTVVAIMAGLLPIMWSSGAGSEIMQRIAVPMIGGMVSSTLLTLIVIPAIFGLVKGIGLPSDSGTNVAPPPNAQGPEQHLDVLEPAQ from the coding sequence ATGATCGCGCGTGTCATCGCCTGGTCGGCCCGCAACCTGCTTCTGGTGCTGTTCGGCACCGGCTTTGCCGCCGCTGCGGGCTTGTATGCGCTGATCCATCTGCCGCTGGACGCCATCCCCGATCTCTCCGACACCCAGGTCATCGTCTACACCGAATATCCCGGCCAGGCCCCGCAGGTGATTGAGGACCAGGTCACCTATCCTCTCACCACCGCGATGCTGACGGTGCCGAAGTCGAAAGTGGTACGTGGTTTCTCCTTCTTCGGCGTCTCCTTCGTCTACGTCATCTTCGAGGACGGCACCGACATCTACTGGGCCCGCTCGCGTGTGCTGGAGTTCCTCAACGGCGCGGCATCCCGGCTGCCGGCCGGCGTCGCGCCGACGATCGGCCCGGACGCGACGGGCGTCGGCTGGGTCTACCAATATGCCGTAACGTCGAGAGAACTGAACCTCGCGGAGACCCGGACGATCCAGGACTGGAATCTGAAATTCGCCCTCGCCAAGGCGGAAGGCGTCGCGGAGGTCGCCAGCGTCGGCGGCTTCGTCAAGCAGTACAACGTCGTCCTCGATCCGCAGCGCATGCGCGATCTCGGCATCACCATGCAGAAGATGCGCGAGGCCATCCGCGCCAGCAATGCCGACGTCGGCGGCCGCACCGTCGAGCTCTCCGAGTTCGAGTACGTCATCCGCGGCAAGGGCTATCTCAAGAGCATCGACGATCTCGGCAACATCGTGCTGAAGACCGACAACGGAACGCCGGTCAAGCTGCGCGACGTCGCCCGCGTCGAGCTTGGGCCCGACGAGCGGCGCGGCATCGCCGAGCTCAACGGCGAGGGGGAAGTCGCCAGCGGCATCGTGCTCCAGCGCTTCGGCATGAACGCACTCGACGTGATCGAGAACGTCAAGAAGCGATTCAAGGAGATCGCGACCAGCCTGCCGAAATCGGTCGAGATCGTCCCGGTCTATGACCGCTCCAACCTGATCTACGCAGCGATCGATACGCTGGGGCATACGCTGGTCGAGGAAAGCATCGTCGTGGCGCTGGTCTGTATTGTCTTCCTGCTTCACGTTCGCAGCGCCCTCGTCGCCATCCTGATGCTGCCCGTGGGCGTGCTGATGGCCTTCGGCGCGATGAAGCTGCTCGGGATCGGCTCCAACATCATGAGTCTCGGCGGCATCGCGATTGCGATCGGTGCGATGATCGACGCCGCGATCGTCATGATCGAGAACGCGCACAAGCATCTCGAGCGCGCCGAGCCCGGCCGGTCGCGGGTGGCGATCCTGATCAAGGCCGCTGCCGAGGTCGGACCGGCGCTGTTCTTCAGCCTGCTGATCATCACCGTGTCGTTCATGCCGATCTTCACCCTGGAATCCCAGGAAGGCCGATTGTTCAGCCCGCTCGCCTTCACCAAGACCTTTGCCATGGCGGCGGCGGCGCTGCTGTCGGTCACGCTGGTACCGGCGCTGATGGTGATCTTCGTCCGCGGCAAGATCATTCCGGAGCACAAGAATCCGCTCAACCGCTTCCTCATCTTCATCTATCGTCCGGTGATCGCCGCCGTGCTGCGGGCCAGGATCCTGGTCATCGTGCTCGCGGTCGGCGCGCTGGCCGCCTCGATCTGGCCGGCACGTCAGCTCGGCACGGAGTTCATGCCGAACCTCGACGAAGGCACCCTGCTCTACATGCCGACCACGCTGCCCGGCATTTCCGTGACCAAGGCGGCCGAGCTGATGCAGACGCAGGATCGGATCATCCGCTCGTTTCCGGAAGTGGCCTCGGTCTACGGCAAGGCCGGCCGCGCGGCCACCGCGACCGATCCCGCGCCGTCGGAGATGTTCGAGATCATCGTCAACCTCAAGCCGAAGACGCAGTGGCGTGCGGGCGTGACCGTCGACAGCCTGATTGCGGAGATGGACAAGGCGCTGCAGTTTCCCGGCGTCTCCAACGCCTGGACCATGCCGATCAAGGCGCGCATCGACATGCTCTCGACCGGCATCCGTACCCCGATCGGCGTCAAGGTCATCGGCACCGATCTTGCCGGGATCGACAAGCTCGCCAGGCAGATCGAGCAGGTTCTCAAGGCGGTCCCGGGCACCTCCTCGGCCTATGCCGAGCGAAGCCTCGGCGGCTACTATCTCGAGATCACGCCGAACCGTGAGGCGCTGTCGCGCTACGGCATCATGGTGCAGGACGTGCAGGACACGATCGCGACCGCACTGGGCGGCCAGGCGGTGACGACGACCGTCGAGGGCCGCCAGCGCTTCACCGTCAACATGCGCTATCCACGCGATCTGCGCGACAATCCCAAGGCCATCGCCAGCGACATCCTGGTGCCGATGCCCTCCGGCGGCGCGGTCCCGCTCGGCGAGGTCGCAAGCGTCACCCCGACGCGCGGGCCGACCTCGATCCGGACCGAGAACGGCCAGCTCGCGACCTACATCTATGTCGACATCCGCGACCGCGACCTCGGCGGCTACGTCGCTGACGCGCAACGCGCGGTGCAGGCGAGCGTCCAGTTTCCGCCAGGCTATTACGTGGTCTGGAGCGGGCAGTACGAATATCTGGAACGCGCCACCGCGCGGCTGAAAATCGTCGTGCCGGTGACGCTGCTGATCATCTTCCTGCTGCTCTATCTCAATTTCCGCTCGGTCACCGAGACCTTGATCGTGATGCTGTCGTTGCCGTTCTCCCTCGTCGGCGGGCTGTGGCTGATGTGGTGGCTCGGCTTCAACCTCTCCGTCGCGGTCGCTGTCGGCTTCATTGCGCTTGCCGGTGTGGCGGCCGAAACCGGCGTGGTGATGCTGATCTACCTCAACCAGGCACTTGCCGAGACCAGGGCGCGCTGTACGCTCGAAGGCCGGGCCATGACCCGCGGCGATCTCCACGACGCCATCATGGAAGGCGCCGTCGAGCGCGTCCGCCCGAAGATGATGACGGTGGTCGCGATCATGGCCGGCCTGCTGCCGATCATGTGGAGCAGCGGCGCGGGATCGGAGATCATGCAGCGCATTGCCGTGCCCATGATCGGCGGCATGGTCTCGTCGACGCTGCTGACGCTGATCGTGATTCCCGCGATCTTCGGGTTGGTGAAGGGGATTGGGCTACCATCTGACTCCGGCACGAATGTCGCGCCGCCGCCCAATGCTCAAGGCCCGGAGCAACACCTCGACGTGTTGGAACCGGCCCAATGA
- a CDS encoding CusA/CzcA family heavy metal efflux RND transporter, translating to MIERLIAFSIRQRWLVVLLTLGAGAFGAWNFTRLPIDAVPDITNVQVQINTNAPGLSPLEAEQRITFPIETVMGGLPRLDYTRSISRYGLSQVTVVFQEGTDVYFARQLVNERIQQVKDQLPAGTEVAMGPISTGLGEIYMYTVSAKPGAKSASGREYTPTELRTIQDWIIKPQLRTVPGVVEVNSIGGYERQFHVLPNPGRLIAYNFAFRDVLTALAGNNANVGAGYIERNGEQYLVRAPGQVATIDEIRDIVIGSRGGVPVRVRDVADVQEGKDLRTGAASVDGQETVLGTAMLLIGENSRSVAQRIAAKLREIAKSLPDGVVARAVYDRTHLVEATIATVQKNLLEGAALVIAVLFLVLGNIRAALITACVIPLSMLLTITGMVDTKVSANLMSLGAIDFGIIVDGAVIIVENCLRLLAQEQHRRGRLLSFAERTETIRAGASEVIQPSLFGTLIIAVVYLPVLTLTGTEGKMFTPMALTVLMALAGAALLSVTFVPAAIAILVSGKVSERENIFMRAAKRVYVPLLDRVIRHRVGVALAALVIVAGSLVAATRMGGEFIPSLDEGDVTIETIRIPGTSLTQSVEMQLRLEGALKAVPEVATVFSKLGTAEVANDPMPPNAADTYVMLKPKDQWPEPAKSKADVVEELERVANTLPGTTYGMTQPIQMRFNELIAGVRSDVGVKIFGDDLDILVGIAQQVQSVLRGIEGAADLKTEQVAGLPILTVKLDRQALSRYGLSVADVQNVIEIAVGGKPAGKLYEGDRRFDIVVRLPENLRAELDAIKAIPISLPPGPEGAALTRTAWTGTAGAPLRYVPLASVAAVEVAPGPNQITRENGKRRIVVATNVRERDLGSFVAEAEAAVAQKVKLPPGYWIGWGGQFEQLVSATKRLTIVVPVALLLVFVLLFMSMGSAADALLVFSGVPLALTGGVAALLLRGIPLSISAGVGFIALSGVAVLNGLVIIAFIERLRREGRSVTDAVREGALTRLRPVLMTALVASLGFVPMALATGAGAEVQRPLATVVIGGIISSTVLTLLVLPALYLLFRRDGASETPTIAADLAASKER from the coding sequence ATGATTGAGCGTCTTATTGCCTTCTCGATCCGACAGCGCTGGCTGGTGGTTCTCCTGACGCTCGGGGCCGGCGCCTTCGGCGCCTGGAACTTCACCCGTCTGCCGATCGATGCGGTCCCTGATATCACCAACGTCCAGGTCCAGATCAATACGAACGCCCCGGGCCTGTCTCCACTCGAAGCCGAACAACGCATCACCTTTCCGATCGAAACCGTGATGGGCGGCCTGCCGCGGCTCGACTATACGCGCTCGATCTCCCGCTATGGCCTGAGCCAGGTCACGGTCGTGTTTCAGGAAGGCACTGACGTCTACTTCGCCCGTCAGCTCGTCAATGAGCGCATTCAGCAGGTGAAGGATCAACTTCCGGCCGGGACCGAGGTCGCGATGGGACCGATCTCGACCGGTCTTGGCGAAATCTACATGTACACCGTCAGCGCCAAGCCGGGCGCGAAATCGGCAAGCGGCCGCGAGTACACGCCGACCGAGCTCCGGACCATCCAGGACTGGATCATCAAGCCTCAACTCCGCACCGTCCCCGGGGTGGTCGAGGTCAACTCGATCGGCGGCTACGAGCGGCAATTCCATGTGCTTCCAAACCCGGGCCGGCTGATTGCCTACAATTTCGCCTTCCGGGACGTGCTCACCGCCCTCGCCGGCAACAACGCCAATGTTGGAGCCGGCTACATCGAGCGCAACGGCGAGCAATATCTGGTTCGTGCGCCTGGCCAGGTCGCAACCATCGATGAAATCCGCGACATCGTGATCGGCTCCCGCGGCGGCGTACCGGTTCGCGTTCGCGACGTCGCCGACGTCCAGGAAGGCAAGGATCTGCGGACCGGCGCAGCATCTGTCGACGGGCAGGAGACCGTGCTAGGCACCGCGATGTTGCTGATCGGCGAGAACAGCCGCTCGGTCGCGCAGCGGATTGCGGCCAAGCTGCGCGAGATCGCCAAGTCGCTGCCGGACGGCGTCGTCGCACGCGCGGTATATGACCGTACGCATCTCGTTGAAGCCACGATCGCGACTGTTCAGAAGAACCTGCTGGAGGGAGCCGCCCTCGTCATTGCCGTCCTGTTCCTCGTGCTCGGCAACATCCGCGCGGCACTGATCACCGCCTGCGTCATTCCGCTCTCCATGCTGTTGACGATCACTGGCATGGTCGACACCAAGGTCAGCGCCAATCTGATGAGTCTCGGCGCGATCGACTTCGGCATCATCGTCGACGGTGCCGTCATCATCGTTGAAAACTGCCTCCGCCTGCTTGCGCAGGAGCAGCACCGGCGCGGACGCCTGCTGTCGTTCGCGGAACGCACCGAAACGATCCGCGCCGGAGCCAGCGAGGTCATCCAACCGAGCCTGTTCGGAACACTCATCATCGCCGTGGTCTACCTCCCGGTCCTGACCCTGACCGGCACCGAGGGCAAGATGTTCACGCCGATGGCGCTCACCGTGCTGATGGCGCTGGCCGGCGCCGCTCTGCTCTCCGTCACCTTCGTCCCTGCAGCGATCGCGATCCTGGTCAGCGGCAAGGTCTCGGAGAGGGAGAACATCTTCATGCGCGCCGCGAAGCGGGTCTATGTCCCGCTGCTCGACCGGGTCATCCGTCACCGTGTTGGCGTTGCCCTCGCCGCTCTCGTGATCGTGGCCGGCAGCCTAGTTGCCGCAACCCGTATGGGCGGCGAGTTCATCCCGAGCCTCGATGAGGGAGACGTGACGATCGAGACGATCCGGATTCCCGGAACGAGCCTGACGCAAAGCGTCGAGATGCAGCTCCGGCTCGAGGGCGCGCTCAAAGCGGTGCCCGAGGTCGCGACCGTGTTCTCCAAGCTTGGCACCGCGGAGGTTGCCAACGATCCGATGCCGCCCAACGCGGCCGATACCTATGTCATGCTGAAGCCGAAGGACCAATGGCCCGAGCCCGCCAAGTCCAAGGCCGACGTCGTCGAGGAGCTCGAGCGTGTCGCTAACACGCTGCCGGGCACGACCTACGGCATGACGCAGCCGATCCAGATGCGCTTCAACGAGCTTATCGCGGGCGTCCGCAGCGACGTCGGCGTCAAGATATTCGGCGACGACCTCGATATCCTGGTCGGGATCGCGCAGCAGGTGCAGTCCGTCCTGCGTGGAATTGAGGGGGCTGCCGACCTCAAGACCGAGCAGGTCGCCGGCCTGCCGATCCTGACCGTCAAGCTCGACCGGCAAGCCCTGTCGCGCTACGGCCTCAGCGTCGCCGACGTGCAGAACGTGATCGAAATCGCGGTCGGCGGAAAACCCGCAGGCAAGCTTTACGAGGGCGATCGCCGCTTCGACATCGTCGTGCGCTTGCCGGAGAACCTGCGTGCCGAGCTTGATGCGATCAAGGCCATTCCCATTTCCCTGCCCCCCGGACCGGAAGGTGCGGCGCTGACCAGGACGGCGTGGACGGGTACAGCCGGCGCGCCGCTACGTTATGTGCCGCTCGCCTCGGTTGCCGCCGTAGAGGTCGCGCCTGGGCCGAACCAGATCACCCGCGAGAACGGCAAGCGGCGCATCGTGGTCGCGACGAACGTCCGCGAACGTGATCTCGGCTCGTTCGTCGCCGAGGCCGAAGCGGCTGTGGCGCAAAAAGTGAAGCTGCCGCCGGGCTACTGGATCGGCTGGGGCGGACAGTTCGAGCAGCTCGTCTCCGCGACCAAGCGGCTGACGATCGTCGTGCCCGTGGCGCTGCTCCTGGTGTTCGTGCTGCTGTTCATGAGCATGGGATCGGCCGCCGATGCGCTGCTCGTGTTCAGCGGCGTGCCGCTGGCGCTGACCGGCGGTGTCGCGGCGCTGCTGCTGCGCGGCATCCCGCTGTCGATCAGCGCCGGCGTCGGCTTCATCGCCCTGTCGGGCGTGGCCGTGCTCAACGGCCTCGTCATCATCGCCTTCATCGAGCGGCTGCGCCGCGAGGGACGGTCTGTCACGGATGCGGTGCGCGAGGGCGCACTGACGCGCCTCCGCCCGGTGCTGATGACGGCGCTGGTCGCCTCGCTCGGCTTCGTGCCGATGGCGCTCGCCACCGGCGCCGGCGCCGAGGTGCAGCGGCCGCTTGCGACCGTGGTGATCGGCGGCATCATCTCCTCGACCGTGCTGACGCTGCTTGTGCTGCCGGCGCTCTATCTGCTGTTCCGCCGTGACGGAGCGAGCGAAACGCCTACAATAGCCGCCGATTTGGCCGCTTCGAAGGAGCGATAG
- a CDS encoding cation diffusion facilitator family transporter, which translates to MASHDHHAGHDHAGHSHDHHHGHGHSQGHAHVHAPANFGKAFAIGISLNTALVVAEAVYGYIANSTALLADAGHNLSDVLGLVMAWGASIAARRAPSGRFTYGLRASTILSALANAVFLLVATGAIGWEAILRLREPEPIAGVTVMVVAGIGILINGATAMLFASGRKDDINIESAYLHMTADAAVSLGVVVSAALIIWTGWLWLDPVTSLIICATILWSTTSLLRSSIDMSMAAAPKGTDLDAIRAFLLNRPGVSAIHDLHVWPISTTETALTCHLVMPGGVAGDAFLMETAQLLKTTFRIGHTTLQVETKPDNGCALAPDDVV; encoded by the coding sequence GTGGCAAGCCACGACCATCATGCCGGTCATGACCACGCCGGTCACAGCCATGATCATCATCACGGCCATGGTCACAGCCAGGGCCACGCGCATGTCCATGCGCCGGCCAACTTCGGCAAGGCTTTTGCAATCGGCATCTCGCTCAACACCGCGCTGGTCGTGGCCGAAGCGGTCTATGGCTATATCGCCAATTCCACCGCGCTGCTTGCGGACGCCGGCCACAATCTCAGCGACGTGCTCGGGCTTGTCATGGCCTGGGGCGCATCGATCGCGGCGAGGCGCGCGCCGAGCGGCCGCTTCACCTATGGCTTGCGCGCCTCCACCATTCTCTCGGCGCTGGCGAACGCGGTGTTCCTGCTGGTTGCGACCGGCGCGATCGGCTGGGAAGCGATCCTGCGCCTGCGCGAGCCCGAGCCGATCGCGGGCGTGACCGTGATGGTGGTAGCCGGCATCGGCATCCTCATCAATGGCGCCACCGCCATGCTATTCGCCAGCGGCCGCAAGGACGACATCAACATCGAAAGCGCCTATCTGCATATGACCGCGGACGCCGCGGTCTCGCTGGGCGTCGTCGTCTCGGCGGCGCTGATCATCTGGACCGGCTGGCTCTGGCTCGATCCCGTGACCAGCCTCATCATCTGCGCCACCATCCTGTGGAGCACGACCAGCCTGCTGCGCAGCTCGATCGATATGTCGATGGCCGCCGCACCAAAGGGCACCGACCTCGACGCCATCAGGGCATTTCTCCTGAACCGCCCCGGCGTGTCCGCGATCCACGATCTCCACGTCTGGCCGATCTCGACCACCGAGACTGCGCTGACCTGTCACCTCGTCATGCCCGGCGGCGTCGCGGGCGATGCATTCCTGATGGAGACCGCGCAACTGCTGAAGACGACCTTCCGCATCGGCCACACTACGCTTCAGGTGGAGACGAAGCCGGATAACGGCTGCGCGCTGGCGCCGGATGATGTGGTGTGA
- the ihpA gene encoding divalent metal ion exporter subunit IhpA encodes MFCRRTAARMACATAFLISGPLMSAAHAQTLTMRGALTRALAASPRLTAAERDVGIATGQRIQAGSLLNPELSYEQDNSFGSGIYRGTRSAETTLQISQAFELFGKREARIAAGAASVEVAAIQRKAVRLEVLSETAIAFLSVLGAQRRIQILDEQIAAIDRLTPLLRRRVDAGASSPAEIGRAEVASALVKADRERFKATLASARRELAVLMGDPAAKFLEVSGRLDTTGRPPSFKAVVAAIDANPQLVRWTAVYAQRNAELLLARLKPYPDVRIAAGWRHFNETNDDAVRLTVSVPIPVFDQNQGNILSAQESLAKTRAEREASRNMLIVVAGRAYDSLEGSLRELAVLRETAIPKASEAAEAISQGYGQGRFTLLEVLDAQASVTQARLREQEALQNFHTGVATIEGLVGNPFTLARESAR; translated from the coding sequence ATGTTTTGCAGGCGAACGGCCGCGCGCATGGCGTGCGCGACGGCTTTCCTCATCAGCGGTCCGCTCATGTCGGCCGCGCACGCCCAGACCCTGACGATGCGGGGAGCGCTGACGCGCGCACTCGCAGCCAGCCCGCGGCTCACCGCGGCCGAGCGCGACGTCGGCATCGCCACCGGCCAGCGCATCCAGGCGGGTAGCCTGCTCAATCCGGAACTATCCTATGAGCAGGACAATTCCTTCGGCTCCGGAATCTACCGCGGCACAAGATCGGCCGAAACCACCCTCCAGATCAGCCAGGCCTTCGAGCTGTTCGGCAAGCGCGAGGCGCGGATCGCCGCCGGTGCCGCCAGCGTCGAGGTCGCCGCGATCCAGCGCAAGGCCGTCAGGCTCGAGGTGCTGTCGGAGACCGCGATCGCCTTCCTCAGCGTGCTCGGCGCGCAGCGGCGCATCCAGATCCTCGACGAGCAGATTGCCGCGATCGACCGGCTGACGCCGCTGTTGCGCCGCCGCGTCGACGCCGGCGCCTCCTCGCCGGCCGAAATCGGCCGCGCCGAGGTCGCCTCCGCGCTGGTCAAGGCCGACCGCGAGCGCTTCAAGGCAACGCTGGCGAGCGCACGCCGCGAGCTTGCCGTGCTGATGGGCGATCCCGCGGCAAAATTCCTAGAGGTCTCCGGCCGGCTCGACACCACGGGACGCCCGCCCTCATTCAAGGCGGTGGTCGCCGCGATCGACGCCAATCCGCAGCTCGTGCGCTGGACCGCGGTCTATGCGCAGCGCAATGCCGAGCTGCTGCTGGCGCGGCTGAAGCCCTATCCGGACGTGCGGATCGCCGCCGGCTGGCGGCATTTCAACGAGACCAATGACGACGCAGTGCGCCTCACCGTCTCGGTCCCGATTCCGGTATTTGACCAGAACCAGGGCAACATCCTCTCGGCGCAGGAGAGCCTCGCCAAGACCCGGGCGGAACGCGAGGCCAGCCGCAACATGCTGATCGTCGTCGCGGGCCGCGCCTACGACTCTCTCGAGGGTTCGCTGCGCGAGCTGGCCGTGCTGCGCGAGACCGCGATCCCGAAGGCGAGCGAAGCGGCGGAGGCGATCTCGCAGGGCTACGGACAGGGCCGCTTCACCTTGCTCGAGGTCCTCGATGCGCAGGCGAGCGTCACCCAGGCGCGCCTGCGCGAGCAGGAGGCGCTGCAGAATTTCCACACGGGCGTTGCGACCATCGAAGGCCTCGTCGGCAATCCCTTCACGCTCGCACGGGAGAGCGCAAGATGA
- a CDS encoding GDCCVxC domain-containing (seleno)protein, which produces MQLESILTCPECGHQAVETMPTDACQFFYDCKGCGKRLKPKAGDCCVFCSFGSVPCPPVQTDGQCH; this is translated from the coding sequence ATGCAGCTCGAGTCGATCCTCACCTGTCCTGAGTGCGGCCATCAAGCGGTCGAAACAATGCCGACGGACGCCTGCCAGTTCTTCTACGATTGCAAGGGATGCGGGAAGCGATTGAAGCCTAAAGCCGGCGACTGCTGCGTGTTTTGCTCATTCGGCTCAGTACCCTGTCCGCCCGTCCAAACGGACGGTCAGTGCCACTAG